A single window of Bacteroidota bacterium DNA harbors:
- a CDS encoding succinate dehydrogenase cytochrome b subunit yields MEVKVDRPILRASIGKKVLMATTGLGLCLFLVGHLSGNLMLLKQDGGRAFNEYAEFMASNPAIYLAEAVIFLAFFLHIVQGLRLAMQNSQARPVKYKRNAGAANSTFYSRFMKWSGILLLIFLILHLFGFFVKYKVLGLWEQNGFAPGDLYSVVVFTFTAGNLGMVYSIFYILSMVFLSFHLAHGVQSATQSLGWQVNKKVTQTVQAIGYGFAILVPAGFAAVPMYFLIASSGLF; encoded by the coding sequence ATGGAAGTAAAAGTAGATCGGCCCATACTCCGGGCCAGTATCGGTAAGAAAGTGCTGATGGCGACCACAGGCCTTGGGCTTTGCCTGTTTCTCGTTGGCCACCTGAGTGGCAACCTGATGCTGCTGAAGCAGGACGGTGGACGCGCTTTCAATGAATATGCCGAGTTCATGGCCTCCAATCCGGCCATCTATCTGGCCGAGGCGGTTATCTTTCTCGCCTTCTTTCTGCACATCGTACAGGGCCTACGCCTGGCCATGCAGAATAGCCAGGCCCGCCCGGTAAAGTATAAGCGCAATGCGGGTGCTGCCAACAGCACCTTCTACAGCCGCTTTATGAAATGGAGCGGCATCCTGCTACTGATCTTCTTGATTCTTCACCTATTCGGCTTCTTTGTGAAGTACAAGGTACTGGGCCTGTGGGAGCAGAATGGTTTTGCCCCCGGCGATCTGTATTCGGTAGTAGTCTTCACCTTCACCGCAGGTAATTTAGGGATGGTGTATTCCATTTTCTACATCCTGTCCATGGTTTTCCTCTCCTTCCACCTGGCACATGGGGTGCAGAGTGCCACCCAGTCTCTGGGCTGGCAGGTAAACAAGAAGGTAACCCAAACGGTGCAAGCCATTGGCTACGGCTTTGCCATACTGGTTCCGGCCGGCTTTGCCGCCGTGCCCATGTATTTCCTTATTGCAAGTTCCGGCTTATTTTAA
- a CDS encoding fumarate reductase/succinate dehydrogenase flavoprotein subunit, with translation MAILDSKIPDGPLADKWTKHKGSIKLVAPHNKRKLDILVVGTGLAGASAAASLAELGYNVKVFTYHDSPRRAHSIAAQGGINAAKNYRNDGDSIHRLFYDTVKGGDFRAREANVHRLAEVSVNIIDQCVAQGVPFAREYGGYLTTRSFGGTQVSRTFYARGQTGQQLLLGAYSALNRMIATGQVQSYTKTELMDIVVVDGVCKGIITRDLVSGKVERHFGHAVLLCTGGYGNAYYLSTNAKHSNATAAWRAHRKGAYFANPSFVQVHPTCIPVSGDYQSKLTLMSESLRNDGRVWVPKQAGDKRHPNSIPDSERDYYLERIYPAFGNLVPRDVASRNAKYQCDEGKGVGESGLAVYLDFRDAIQRLGRDVIEARYGNLFEMYQKITDENPYEVPMRIYPAVHYTMGGLWVDYNLMTNIPGLFALGEANFSDHGANRLGASALMQGLADGYFVIPYTIGDYLAGVDYKKDDIAGAAYQDAERETTERLEKLLSIRGSKTVDEIHRQSGKILWDNCGITRNEADLSAALDQYRALREVFWKDVNVQGSAASLNQSLEKANRVADFLELGELMIKDALHRKESCGCHLREEYMSAEGEAVRNDDDYAYAAAWERRGDDWELHKEQLTFENVKLVQRSYK, from the coding sequence ATGGCTATCCTGGATTCAAAAATACCCGACGGCCCCCTGGCCGACAAATGGACCAAGCACAAGGGTTCCATCAAGCTGGTGGCTCCCCACAATAAGCGGAAGCTGGACATCCTGGTGGTAGGCACCGGCCTGGCAGGTGCTTCTGCTGCCGCCTCTCTGGCCGAGCTGGGCTACAATGTGAAGGTATTTACCTACCACGATAGCCCGCGCCGTGCCCACTCTATTGCAGCCCAGGGTGGCATAAATGCGGCCAAGAACTACCGGAATGACGGCGATAGCATCCACCGCCTGTTTTATGATACCGTAAAAGGAGGCGACTTTCGTGCCCGCGAAGCCAATGTGCACCGCCTGGCCGAGGTATCGGTAAACATCATAGACCAGTGCGTGGCCCAGGGCGTACCCTTTGCCCGCGAGTATGGCGGCTACCTCACCACCCGCTCCTTTGGGGGCACCCAGGTTAGTCGTACCTTCTACGCACGGGGCCAGACAGGCCAGCAGCTGCTACTGGGTGCCTACAGTGCCCTGAACCGCATGATCGCTACCGGCCAGGTGCAGAGCTACACCAAAACCGAGCTAATGGACATTGTGGTGGTAGACGGCGTGTGCAAGGGCATCATAACCCGAGACCTGGTGAGTGGCAAGGTGGAGCGCCACTTTGGCCACGCAGTGCTGCTGTGCACAGGCGGCTACGGCAATGCCTACTACCTGAGTACCAATGCCAAGCACAGTAATGCTACCGCTGCCTGGCGTGCCCACAGGAAGGGCGCCTACTTTGCCAACCCCAGCTTCGTACAGGTACACCCCACCTGCATACCCGTTAGCGGCGACTACCAGAGCAAGCTGACCCTGATGAGCGAGAGCCTGCGAAACGATGGCCGCGTGTGGGTGCCCAAGCAAGCAGGAGACAAACGGCACCCCAACAGCATTCCAGACTCGGAGCGCGACTATTACCTGGAGCGAATCTATCCCGCATTCGGCAACCTGGTGCCCCGCGATGTGGCCAGCCGAAACGCCAAGTATCAGTGCGATGAGGGCAAAGGGGTGGGAGAGAGTGGCCTGGCTGTCTACCTGGACTTTCGCGATGCCATACAGCGCCTGGGGCGCGATGTGATAGAGGCCCGCTATGGAAACCTCTTCGAGATGTATCAGAAGATAACCGACGAGAACCCCTATGAGGTGCCCATGCGGATCTACCCCGCTGTGCACTACACCATGGGGGGCCTGTGGGTAGACTATAACCTGATGACCAACATACCCGGGCTGTTTGCCCTGGGTGAGGCCAATTTCTCTGACCATGGCGCAAACCGCCTGGGTGCCAGTGCCCTGATGCAGGGGCTGGCCGATGGCTATTTTGTGATCCCCTACACCATAGGCGACTACCTGGCTGGGGTGGACTACAAAAAAGACGACATCGCCGGGGCTGCCTACCAGGATGCGGAACGCGAAACCACCGAGCGCCTGGAAAAGCTGCTCAGCATCCGTGGCAGTAAGACGGTGGATGAGATACACCGCCAGAGTGGTAAGATCCTGTGGGACAACTGCGGCATTACCCGCAACGAAGCCGACCTAAGCGCGGCCTTGGATCAGTACCGTGCCCTGCGCGAGGTATTCTGGAAGGACGTGAATGTGCAAGGCAGTGCTGCCAGCCTGAACCAGAGCCTGGAAAAGGCCAACCGAGTGGCGGACTTCCTGGAACTGGGCGAGCTGATGATAAAGGACGCCCTGCACCGCAAGGAAAGCTGCGGCTGCCACCTGCGCGAAGAATATATGAGTGCCGAAGGCGAGGCTGTGCGCAATGACGACGACTACGCCTATGCGGCAGCCTGGGAGCGGCGGGGAGATGACTGGGAGCTCCACAAAGAGCAGCTAACTTTCGAAAACGTGAAACTGGTACAACGTAGCTATAAATAG